The genomic DNA ATATCTGAAGGCGGAGATTTTGAAGGTGACAAAAAAATGAGAATCAAAAAAGCAGAATCATCATATTCAGATGTAAGTTCGGAATTGTCTTAAAATAATGAGAGGTGGAAAAGTTGGCAAAACACATAGAAGTAAAAAATCTGACTAAAATATATACAAATGTGGACAAAGAATTCAAAGCTGTGGACGATATTTCACTGTCAATCAATAAAAATGACATTTATGGAATAATGGGACTGAGCGGAGCAGGAAAGTCAACTTTTATCAGAATGTTAAACAGGTTAGAGGAACCAAGCTCCGGAGAAATCTATGTAAACGGAGAAAACATAGTAGAATTACCCAAAAAAAGGCTGTTGGAATATAGAAGAAAAACAGGAATGATATTCCAGCATTTTAATCTTTTAAGCTCAAGGGATGTAAAGGGAAATGTGGCTTTTGCCCTTGAGCTGGCCGGATGGCCGAAGAATAAAATAGAACCGAGGGTAGATGAATTACTTGAATTAGTGGGGCTTGAAGACAAAAGAAATGTGTATCCAAGCCAGCTGTCAGGCGGTCAGAAGCAGAGAGTAGCAATTGCACGGGCATTGGCAAATTATCCCGAAATTCTGCTTTCAGATGAAGCTACAAGTGCTCTGGATCCCAGAACTACAGTCTCTATTCTGGAGCTGCTGAAAAATATTCAGAAAAAACTGGGACTGACTATAGTACTGATAACCCACCAGATGGAAGTAATAAGAAAGGTATGTAACAGAACTGCTATATTGTCTGACGGAAAACTGATAGAAGAGGGAAGCACAAAGGAAATATTCCTGAATCCCAAGAATGAGCTCACAAGAGAATTCGTATCACATATAGCACCTGAAACAGAAAATAAAAAAGAAAAAATGAAAATAACAGGAAAACAAATGCTGAAACTGAATTTTCAGGGAGAACAGGCTGAGAAACCTTATATATCAGACATGGTAAAAAAATACGGACTGGATGTA from Sebaldella termitidis ATCC 33386 includes the following:
- a CDS encoding methionine ABC transporter ATP-binding protein, whose amino-acid sequence is MAKHIEVKNLTKIYTNVDKEFKAVDDISLSINKNDIYGIMGLSGAGKSTFIRMLNRLEEPSSGEIYVNGENIVELPKKRLLEYRRKTGMIFQHFNLLSSRDVKGNVAFALELAGWPKNKIEPRVDELLELVGLEDKRNVYPSQLSGGQKQRVAIARALANYPEILLSDEATSALDPRTTVSILELLKNIQKKLGLTIVLITHQMEVIRKVCNRTAILSDGKLIEEGSTKEIFLNPKNELTREFVSHIAPETENKKEKMKITGKQMLKLNFQGEQAEKPYISDMVKKYGLDVNILGGTIDELADDKVGHLLVEILGSDTDRNSAINWLKENKIEVEEV